A region from the Chthoniobacterales bacterium genome encodes:
- a CDS encoding tetratricopeptide repeat protein, which produces MKRPRILYPIFLAACLWSATPCFAAQDPSDIFVQALLASQSGEKLAADGKTREALVKFRFAAGLLDQIKSDSPKWQPLVREYRAKKTAEFIANLESTAARDQTLVPPGPDDTLIPGATPSRQPTPEPLPDETPAEVATGPAGSAEAAELRRQVSEARLEIKRLRAINNDLTQKYELTSSNLRDALKKVDQSRVAVAELRSQVAQAEDRLRSATNAQKKDAAAIDTLKKSVASLQRQLSERAADANLVEDEANDLSKTVAEANQRAVDADKGRDAAVQERDSAVKEKQDALQARDAALADLQKTRLDKAAADQAIASNAELTAKLDAAEKQITELNQRPQAADVEALKKQLADIQTQLAAAQDKTKADATNIEELKGQLEASNKALEEARQKNGNNEETAQLKSENDLLRGIVLRTIKDQVKRNQAREIVAEELSRIEGKSQTLLEQVDVLGAATLQLSDDERKLFKEPELAALDATDPGLSVEMTQTDTDNVRPKLPAGGNTKPAASPGSKSASASPTPNLTVPDKYASLVSRAKKFFEQGKLEDAERAYNEILNDDPNNLYALSNLGVVNYKAGKLPQSEKALTKAVAIAPKDFFVNCTLGIVYYRQGKFEKAIESLTQAVTIDPSSATAHNYLGIAASQKGWFEAAVKELEKATTLNANYPDAWFNLAVIYATSEPPSLDKARDCYRKAVELGAQPDPSLEKLFK; this is translated from the coding sequence ATGAAGCGCCCTCGCATTTTGTATCCCATTTTCCTGGCAGCCTGCCTCTGGAGCGCCACTCCGTGTTTTGCGGCGCAGGACCCGTCGGACATCTTCGTGCAGGCGTTGCTGGCCAGTCAATCCGGGGAAAAACTGGCTGCTGACGGCAAGACTCGCGAGGCGCTGGTGAAGTTTCGTTTCGCCGCCGGTCTTCTTGATCAAATCAAATCCGATTCCCCGAAATGGCAGCCGTTGGTCCGCGAATACCGCGCCAAAAAGACAGCCGAGTTTATCGCCAATCTGGAGTCCACCGCCGCGCGCGACCAGACGCTCGTGCCGCCGGGCCCGGACGACACTCTCATTCCCGGTGCCACCCCGAGCCGCCAGCCGACGCCGGAGCCTTTGCCGGATGAAACACCCGCAGAAGTTGCGACCGGACCCGCTGGCAGCGCCGAGGCGGCGGAATTGCGGCGTCAGGTTTCCGAGGCTCGCCTGGAAATCAAGCGGCTCCGGGCTATTAACAACGATCTCACCCAGAAGTACGAGCTGACCTCGAGCAACCTCCGCGATGCGCTGAAAAAAGTGGACCAAAGCCGCGTCGCCGTGGCCGAGCTACGCTCGCAAGTCGCCCAAGCCGAGGACCGCCTCCGCAGCGCGACCAACGCCCAGAAAAAGGACGCCGCGGCCATCGACACGCTCAAGAAAAGTGTCGCCTCCTTGCAGCGGCAGCTTTCCGAGCGCGCCGCCGATGCGAACCTCGTCGAGGACGAGGCGAACGACCTTTCCAAAACCGTCGCCGAAGCCAATCAACGCGCCGTTGACGCAGACAAAGGCCGCGACGCCGCTGTGCAGGAGCGCGATTCCGCTGTCAAAGAAAAACAAGATGCGCTTCAAGCTCGCGATGCCGCCCTGGCTGATCTGCAAAAAACTCGTTTAGACAAGGCCGCCGCCGACCAAGCCATTGCCAGCAATGCCGAGCTCACTGCCAAACTCGATGCGGCGGAAAAACAAATCACCGAGCTGAACCAGCGCCCGCAAGCCGCCGACGTCGAAGCGCTGAAGAAGCAACTGGCCGACATTCAAACGCAACTCGCCGCTGCCCAGGATAAAACCAAGGCCGACGCGACAAACATCGAGGAGCTCAAAGGCCAGCTCGAGGCCTCCAACAAAGCCTTGGAGGAAGCCCGCCAGAAAAACGGCAACAACGAGGAAACTGCCCAACTCAAGAGCGAGAACGATCTGCTTCGCGGCATCGTTCTCCGAACCATCAAAGATCAGGTCAAACGCAACCAAGCTCGCGAAATCGTTGCCGAGGAACTCTCCCGCATCGAGGGCAAATCCCAGACTTTGCTCGAACAAGTCGATGTCTTGGGAGCAGCCACGCTCCAGCTCAGCGACGACGAAAGAAAACTTTTCAAGGAACCCGAACTGGCCGCCCTCGACGCTACCGATCCGGGACTTTCCGTGGAAATGACGCAGACGGACACCGACAATGTTCGTCCCAAACTCCCCGCTGGCGGCAACACCAAACCCGCGGCCAGTCCAGGCAGCAAATCGGCTTCCGCCAGCCCCACTCCTAACCTCACCGTTCCAGACAAATACGCGTCGCTTGTCAGCCGCGCCAAGAAGTTCTTCGAACAAGGCAAACTCGAGGACGCCGAGCGCGCCTACAACGAGATCCTCAACGACGATCCTAACAATCTTTACGCGCTTTCTAACCTCGGCGTGGTCAACTACAAAGCCGGCAAGCTTCCGCAGTCCGAGAAGGCTCTCACCAAAGCTGTCGCTATTGCGCCGAAAGATTTCTTTGTGAACTGCACGCTCGGCATCGTTTACTATCGCCAGGGTAAATTTGAGAAAGCCATCGAGTCACTCACGCAGGCTGTCACCATCGACCCGAGCAGCGCCACCGCTCACAACTATCTAGGAATTGCTGCCAGTCAGAAAGGCTGGTTCGAGGCCGCCGTAAAAGAGCTGGAAAAAGCCACCACGCTTAACGCCAACTACCCCGACGCCTGGTTCAATCTCGCGGTCATCTACGCCACCAGCGAGCCGCCGTCGCTCGACAAGGCCCGCGACTGTTATCGCAAGGCTGTCGAACTCGGCGCACAGCCCGATCCTTCCCTGGAAAAACTTTTCAAGTAG
- the guaD gene encoding guanine deaminase, with translation MSNITAFGIRGYLIDAPKFGSLRSWRDGALVIEDGKITDVGDYDTLKKKPRPHKLRWLHGPHTLIIPGLIDGHAHLPQYPSVAKAGGELLPWLRQHIFPVEKEFTGAKARKQSAQFFDEVARHGTTSIGLFTAIYEDSCDAAFVAAEKKGIRAMIGKVMMDVGSYGSLQPRKVVSISLLETERLAKKWNGKNDGLLDYAVSPRFAVSCSEKMLRGAAEIASEYNTYVQTHLSENLGEIEMVRHLFPNSKDYTDVYDQCGLLGPKTLLGHGIHLSERETSVIAERKSRIAHCPTSNLFLGSGIMPVNTWRQRGITLGLGSDVAAGPEINMWQVMRASVESQQARSFYDKNLTPITTAEAFHLATAGGADALGKLPNIGTLHTGKDADLAVLDIASLLPYHKLSNSGPDISPEDLLALCVYRANSGNVLETFVRGRSIYRAPEPALF, from the coding sequence ATGTCTAACATCACGGCATTCGGGATTCGCGGTTACCTGATCGACGCCCCGAAGTTTGGCTCCCTGCGCAGTTGGCGCGATGGAGCACTGGTTATCGAGGATGGAAAAATTACCGACGTCGGCGACTACGACACTTTAAAAAAAAAGCCGCGACCGCACAAGCTCCGCTGGCTGCACGGACCGCACACGCTCATCATTCCTGGGCTGATCGATGGCCACGCGCATCTGCCGCAGTATCCCTCGGTCGCCAAGGCGGGCGGTGAACTGCTGCCGTGGCTGCGTCAGCACATCTTTCCAGTGGAGAAGGAATTCACCGGCGCAAAAGCTAGAAAACAGTCCGCCCAATTCTTCGACGAAGTGGCGCGCCACGGCACGACCAGTATTGGACTCTTCACCGCGATTTACGAGGATAGCTGCGATGCTGCCTTTGTCGCCGCCGAGAAGAAAGGCATCCGCGCCATGATCGGCAAAGTCATGATGGATGTCGGCTCATACGGTTCCCTGCAACCGCGCAAAGTCGTCTCCATTTCCTTGTTAGAAACCGAGCGGCTGGCGAAAAAATGGAACGGAAAAAATGACGGTCTGCTCGACTACGCAGTCAGCCCGCGATTCGCTGTTAGCTGTTCCGAAAAAATGCTGCGCGGCGCCGCCGAAATTGCATCGGAGTACAATACTTATGTGCAGACGCATCTCTCGGAAAACTTGGGTGAGATCGAAATGGTGCGGCACCTTTTTCCTAACAGCAAAGACTACACCGACGTTTACGATCAATGCGGATTGTTAGGACCGAAAACCTTGCTCGGTCACGGCATTCATCTTTCGGAACGCGAGACCAGCGTCATCGCCGAACGAAAAAGCCGCATCGCGCACTGCCCCACTTCCAATCTATTCCTCGGCAGCGGAATCATGCCAGTCAACACGTGGCGCCAGCGCGGCATTACCCTTGGCTTGGGCTCCGACGTGGCCGCTGGGCCGGAGATTAACATGTGGCAGGTCATGCGCGCATCCGTCGAGTCGCAACAAGCCCGCTCCTTCTACGATAAAAATCTAACTCCGATCACCACCGCCGAGGCGTTTCACCTCGCCACCGCCGGCGGTGCGGACGCTCTAGGTAAACTACCTAACATCGGCACGCTGCACACTGGAAAAGACGCCGACTTGGCCGTGCTGGACATCGCCAGCCTGCTTCCCTACCACAAACTCTCCAACAGCGGCCCCGACATTTCACCCGAAGACCTTCTGGCCCTTTGCGTTTATCGGGCGAACTCAGGCAACGTGCTGGAAACATTCGTGCGCGGACGCTCCATCTACCGCGCGCCGGAACCCGCTTTGTTCTAA
- the nadC gene encoding carboxylating nicotinate-nucleotide diphosphorylase codes for MHDPIALALAEDIGSGDLTAQYFIDRKAKTSARIFAKETCTLAGIATAAETFCQVDATLDVQTQRADGDHLEHGDTVLTIHGKTASILTAERVALNFLQRLSGVATLTQRYVQAVAGTNARILDTRKTTPGLRMLEKAAVKAGGGTNHRIGLYDMVMVKDNHLLSDPYVTHLQAAIHRFKAAHPNIRIELEVDNLEQVAAFLTLTQVDVILLDNMSLDELRTAVWLTSGRVLLEASGGVNLETVAAIAATGVDFISVGALTHSARAVDFSLELA; via the coding sequence ATGCACGATCCCATTGCACTGGCACTCGCCGAAGACATCGGCAGCGGCGATCTCACCGCACAATACTTCATAGATCGCAAGGCTAAAACATCCGCTAGAATCTTTGCCAAGGAAACCTGCACCCTGGCTGGAATTGCCACTGCCGCTGAAACATTTTGCCAGGTCGATGCCACTCTCGACGTTCAGACGCAACGTGCCGACGGAGACCATCTGGAACATGGCGACACCGTTCTAACCATTCATGGCAAAACCGCCTCCATATTAACAGCGGAACGAGTCGCGTTAAACTTCCTCCAGCGCCTCTCCGGCGTCGCCACACTCACGCAGCGCTATGTGCAGGCCGTCGCTGGAACCAACGCCCGCATCCTAGACACTAGAAAAACCACGCCTGGACTTCGGATGTTAGAAAAAGCTGCCGTCAAGGCAGGCGGAGGAACCAATCACCGCATCGGCCTTTACGACATGGTGATGGTGAAGGACAACCACCTCCTCTCCGATCCCTACGTAACTCATTTGCAAGCGGCCATTCATCGCTTCAAGGCGGCGCATCCTAACATTCGCATCGAACTCGAGGTCGACAATCTCGAACAGGTCGCCGCATTTCTAACATTGACCCAGGTGGACGTCATTCTGCTCGACAACATGTCGCTCGACGAGTTGCGCACGGCTGTCTGGCTAACCTCGGGCCGCGTCCTGCTGGAGGCCAGCGGTGGAGTCAATCTGGAAACCGTCGCTGCCATCGCCGCTACCGGAGTCGATTTCATTTCTGTCGGTGCGTTGACGCATTCAGCCAGGGCAGTAGATTTTTCACTGGAACTAGCATGA
- a CDS encoding biotin--[acetyl-CoA-carboxylase] ligase, producing MTDVSALLTSKIIGHPFYYYPEVTSTNDVAQQFGNKGAPEGLVVFADSQTQGRGRLGRQWNSHPGQSLTFSILLRPDWSNVSRISLVAAVAMARVLERLTTHSVGIKWPNDIQIDGKKVAGILCEAGKKFIVIGIGLNVSQTTLDFPEELRDRAGFIGMFATNAVNRIELAAALLNELDAIYLTLPAELDSIIAECGSRSVLLEKPITAKLGDHSVTGIVTGLDVGGGLRVRQKSGAETVISSGEVTLLKTSLA from the coding sequence ATGACCGACGTCAGTGCTTTGCTAACCAGCAAAATCATCGGGCATCCGTTCTATTATTATCCTGAGGTGACTTCGACCAACGATGTCGCCCAGCAATTCGGAAACAAGGGCGCGCCGGAAGGTCTTGTTGTATTCGCAGATTCACAAACCCAAGGCCGTGGCCGCCTAGGAAGACAATGGAACTCCCATCCGGGTCAGAGCCTCACCTTCTCCATATTGCTGCGTCCCGACTGGTCCAACGTATCGCGCATCAGCCTGGTGGCCGCCGTGGCAATGGCGCGGGTTCTTGAGCGACTAACAACGCACTCAGTCGGCATCAAATGGCCCAACGACATTCAGATCGACGGAAAAAAAGTCGCTGGAATTCTTTGCGAGGCCGGCAAAAAGTTCATCGTGATCGGCATCGGCCTGAACGTCTCGCAAACCACGTTGGATTTCCCGGAGGAACTGCGTGACAGGGCGGGTTTCATCGGAATGTTTGCCACCAACGCCGTGAATCGAATAGAACTCGCTGCGGCGCTGTTGAATGAACTGGACGCCATTTATCTAACATTGCCTGCTGAGTTAGATTCCATTATCGCCGAGTGCGGGAGTCGCAGTGTATTGTTAGAAAAACCCATCACAGCAAAGCTGGGAGACCATAGTGTAACTGGGATTGTGACCGGACTAGACGTGGGTGGCGGCTTGCGGGTGCGGCAGAAGTCCGGTGCTGAAACGGTCATCTCCTCAGGGGAAGTGACACTTTTGAAAACCTCCCTTGCATGA
- a CDS encoding phosphopantothenoylcysteine decarboxylase — protein MSTCLVTCGPASTRIDAVRRITNFSTGELGTLLAEALHTSGHEVICLRGEGATFRPPIGMKVESFFSNSDLLTMLRRIAESRVVHQVFHAAALTDFEVTSIMDDMGRPLLEDKIGSSIPILNIRLKPAGKVIVKLRRLFPHARITGWKYELSGTTEEASQKAIRQMEECQTDACVLNGAAIGSGFACLTKNSHRDFSNKQELANFLSANVPNE, from the coding sequence ATGAGCACCTGCCTAGTCACCTGCGGGCCGGCTTCCACCCGGATCGATGCCGTGCGCCGCATCACAAATTTCTCCACTGGAGAGCTAGGCACGCTGTTAGCAGAAGCTCTGCACACATCTGGTCACGAGGTGATCTGTCTGCGAGGCGAGGGAGCCACATTTCGTCCGCCGATAGGCATGAAAGTCGAATCTTTTTTCTCAAATTCCGATCTCCTAACCATGCTCCGGAGAATAGCGGAAAGCCGGGTGGTTCATCAGGTCTTCCATGCGGCTGCGTTGACGGATTTTGAAGTCACATCCATCATGGACGACATGGGGCGTCCATTGTTAGAAGATAAAATCGGGAGTTCCATTCCCATCTTGAACATTCGATTGAAACCCGCGGGCAAAGTGATTGTGAAACTACGCCGGCTTTTCCCCCATGCCCGCATCACCGGCTGGAAATACGAACTCTCCGGCACCACTGAGGAAGCTTCGCAAAAAGCAATCCGGCAAATGGAAGAATGCCAGACGGATGCCTGTGTCCTGAATGGCGCGGCTATTGGTTCCGGCTTTGCCTGTCTAACCAAAAACTCGCATCGCGATTTTTCAAATAAACAGGAACTGGCAAATTTTTTGTCAGCTAACGTTCCCAACGAATGA
- a CDS encoding amino acid adenylation domain-containing protein → MQVERTPDAVAVLQGEESLTYVQLDGLANRLAIKLASAGVSRGQLVGVAMERSLEMMVSLLAILKAGAAYVPIDPDYPAERVAYMIEDSQVAVLLTKEGLVSCLETGSAKIIHVDTDQLTLESTSPDFQTPVDLQPSDPAYVIYTSGTTGRPKGVVVPHRAICNQLFWLQDTYHLTSADRFLQKAPFSFDISVFEIFWPLIGGGQVILARPGGQSDPAYLVSLIQRHGITLLDFLPSMLEAFLQEPGVENCRSMRQVLVGGELITQELVDRFSAIFSIPIDNVYGPTETTIQVTRWVCQPHANLIRIPIGRAVANTNIHVLNPSLRRTPPEIAGEIYIGGRQLALGYWNQPELTAEKFIRDPFSSNPDDRLYRTGDLGYFDADGVLYFLGRTDDQVKLRGHRIELRGIAAIVQSHWAVREALAVVREDRADDQKLVAYYLLKKDAAAPSQAELRGHAASKSPAHSVPSAFVLVNEWPLLPNGKIDRAALPAPVFESTGPGRDAQPMTPMELQLAALWSEILGVPEVGAEDDFFDLGGDSLLGLQLVTRIRQEVGNKASIAALFESSTVRAMARCLGEGEGTDDASGAYLILHHELAELWLRYLPVTRIDVQEGFFDLGGTRDSARAMLMEVERLFHTPQGLEPFERQPTIEWLVGSILRGKQGQSHRHITPLVETGDGAPFFYLHGDMTGVGFYCRKLSRLLGAGRPFHALAPIDYRERPWEASIVNMAERHVEDILNVRKDGPFVIGGFCSAAIVAFEVAHLLRDRGHEVERVILLEAEWAHPLMRLWRRWNNRSSLAPEERIPAFSKGWGTMEKWRAFREMERAGQLAWIRRKLLLQEPPPMPVLSEADAAWLNEYGEGPVIAAWAECDYRPRRIDVPVDLILSDDTLCRRQSMLAAWDGLAPEIRHYFLPGSHHGMITSGAERLAGVLREILSVCR, encoded by the coding sequence ATGCAAGTAGAGCGCACACCCGATGCGGTCGCAGTATTACAAGGGGAAGAGAGCCTAACCTATGTCCAGCTCGATGGTCTGGCGAATCGATTGGCGATCAAATTAGCTTCCGCCGGTGTGAGTCGCGGCCAACTTGTCGGCGTGGCCATGGAGCGTTCCCTGGAAATGATGGTGAGTCTTCTAGCGATTCTCAAAGCGGGCGCTGCCTACGTTCCGATCGATCCCGATTATCCGGCGGAACGCGTGGCTTACATGATTGAGGATTCGCAAGTGGCGGTCCTTCTAACCAAGGAGGGTCTTGTTTCTTGTCTGGAAACTGGTTCCGCAAAAATTATTCACGTGGATACGGACCAGCTAACATTAGAAAGCACCAGCCCGGATTTCCAGACCCCGGTGGATTTGCAGCCGTCCGATCCGGCCTACGTCATCTATACGTCCGGCACCACAGGACGCCCAAAGGGTGTGGTCGTGCCGCATCGCGCCATTTGCAATCAACTTTTCTGGCTGCAGGATACCTATCATCTAACATCGGCGGACCGGTTTTTGCAAAAGGCTCCATTCAGCTTTGATATTTCTGTCTTTGAAATTTTCTGGCCGCTGATCGGTGGAGGGCAAGTTATTCTCGCACGGCCAGGCGGCCAGTCCGACCCAGCATATCTAGTCTCGTTGATCCAGCGTCATGGAATTACCCTGCTGGATTTTCTACCTTCGATGTTAGAAGCATTTCTACAGGAGCCGGGAGTGGAAAATTGCCGCTCGATGCGACAGGTGCTGGTCGGTGGTGAATTGATCACGCAGGAGTTGGTGGATCGATTCTCGGCCATTTTCTCCATTCCGATCGACAACGTTTACGGACCGACGGAGACCACCATCCAAGTCACGCGTTGGGTGTGTCAGCCGCACGCAAATCTGATCCGCATTCCCATTGGCCGAGCGGTGGCGAATACTAACATTCATGTGCTGAATCCGTCCTTGCGCCGCACGCCTCCGGAGATCGCGGGTGAGATTTATATTGGTGGCCGTCAACTGGCGCTCGGCTATTGGAATCAACCGGAACTGACAGCGGAGAAATTCATTCGTGATCCATTTTCATCTAACCCGGATGACCGGCTTTATCGCACGGGCGACCTCGGTTATTTCGATGCAGATGGCGTGCTCTATTTTCTTGGCCGTACCGACGACCAGGTGAAACTGCGCGGGCACCGCATCGAGTTGCGGGGGATCGCCGCCATCGTCCAGTCGCATTGGGCGGTGCGCGAGGCGCTGGCGGTGGTTCGCGAGGACCGCGCGGACGATCAAAAACTAGTCGCCTACTATCTGCTCAAAAAGGACGCCGCGGCGCCGTCGCAGGCAGAGCTGCGCGGGCACGCTGCCTCGAAATCGCCGGCGCATTCCGTGCCGTCGGCCTTCGTGTTAGTAAACGAATGGCCGCTGCTGCCGAATGGAAAAATCGATCGCGCCGCCTTGCCTGCGCCTGTTTTTGAAAGCACCGGGCCGGGTCGCGATGCGCAGCCGATGACTCCCATGGAACTGCAACTCGCCGCGCTTTGGTCGGAGATTCTCGGTGTGCCGGAAGTCGGGGCCGAGGATGATTTCTTTGATCTCGGCGGTGACTCGTTGTTAGGACTGCAACTCGTCACGCGCATTCGACAGGAGGTGGGAAACAAGGCTTCCATCGCTGCGCTTTTTGAGTCGTCCACGGTGCGCGCGATGGCTCGCTGCCTGGGCGAGGGCGAAGGAACGGACGATGCGAGCGGAGCCTATCTCATTTTGCATCATGAGTTGGCGGAACTCTGGCTGCGCTATCTGCCCGTAACGCGGATCGATGTGCAGGAAGGCTTCTTCGATCTCGGCGGCACGCGCGATTCCGCTCGCGCCATGCTGATGGAAGTCGAGCGTCTTTTTCACACGCCGCAAGGGCTGGAACCCTTCGAGCGGCAGCCGACCATCGAATGGTTAGTCGGCTCCATTCTGCGGGGCAAACAAGGGCAGAGCCACCGGCACATCACTCCGCTGGTGGAGACGGGGGATGGCGCACCGTTTTTCTATCTGCACGGCGACATGACGGGAGTCGGATTCTATTGCAGGAAACTGAGTCGATTGTTAGGAGCGGGCCGTCCGTTCCATGCGCTGGCTCCGATCGACTACCGGGAACGGCCCTGGGAGGCGTCAATTGTTAACATGGCGGAGCGGCACGTAGAGGACATCCTGAATGTTAGAAAAGACGGGCCGTTTGTAATCGGTGGATTTTGCTCGGCGGCGATAGTGGCATTTGAGGTGGCCCATCTATTGAGAGATCGCGGCCATGAGGTCGAGCGGGTGATTTTATTGGAAGCCGAATGGGCGCACCCACTGATGCGGCTGTGGCGGCGTTGGAATAACCGGTCGTCGCTAGCGCCGGAGGAACGCATTCCTGCTTTTTCCAAAGGCTGGGGGACGATGGAAAAATGGCGCGCCTTTCGAGAGATGGAGCGCGCGGGTCAGCTCGCCTGGATTCGCCGCAAACTCCTCCTGCAAGAGCCGCCCCCGATGCCGGTGTTGTCGGAGGCGGATGCGGCTTGGCTAAATGAATATGGAGAGGGGCCAGTGATCGCGGCTTGGGCGGAATGTGATTATCGCCCTCGACGAATCGATGTGCCGGTGGACCTGATTTTATCCGACGACACACTCTGTCGCCGCCAGTCGATGCTGGCCGCATGGGATGGGCTGGCGCCGGAGATACGGCATTATTTTTTGCCGGGGAGCCACCATGGAATGATCACGAGCGGGGCGGAGCGGCTGGCCGGCGTGCTGCGGGAGATATTGAGCGTTTGCCGATAA
- a CDS encoding DUF4198 domain-containing protein, which translates to MEAQLRWAIALVAMVMLAPCLQAHDYWLEADRTRLANQEMAVVRLMFGKNFAEGQEKPLQVGRTADFRDYGQSRQFGNLLLHRANNSVPACMFKLRQEGTVLVTMERTASEIRFGRAKYLEYAAREGAVIDEKELSASKKTVCETYTRYLKTLLQVGGDVNQTASKLVGQNYEIVPKENPYLGGLISLKFKVLFEGHPVSAVKVTAIHKLDGKLTSSTAITDDKGCCEFPIEQTGSWLIRSVKIVPDAPAEGMQANYHSYWASLTFAY; encoded by the coding sequence ATGGAAGCACAATTGCGGTGGGCGATAGCGTTGGTGGCTATGGTGATGTTAGCACCATGCCTTCAGGCTCATGACTACTGGCTGGAGGCGGATCGAACCCGGCTCGCGAATCAAGAGATGGCGGTGGTGAGGCTGATGTTTGGAAAGAATTTTGCGGAAGGACAGGAGAAGCCGTTGCAGGTGGGGCGAACGGCGGATTTTCGCGACTATGGTCAGTCGCGGCAGTTTGGGAATTTACTTTTGCATCGAGCTAACAACAGCGTGCCGGCATGCATGTTCAAGCTGCGCCAGGAGGGAACGGTGTTAGTAACGATGGAACGCACGGCTTCCGAGATCCGCTTTGGGCGAGCGAAATATTTGGAATATGCCGCGCGTGAAGGGGCCGTGATCGACGAGAAAGAATTGTCTGCCTCCAAGAAAACGGTCTGCGAAACTTACACGCGCTACCTGAAGACATTGCTGCAAGTCGGCGGGGATGTGAACCAGACCGCCAGCAAACTCGTCGGGCAGAACTACGAAATTGTGCCGAAGGAGAACCCGTATCTGGGTGGTCTGATTAGCTTAAAGTTCAAGGTGCTCTTTGAAGGTCATCCCGTGTCCGCAGTGAAAGTAACTGCGATCCACAAGCTGGATGGAAAGCTCACCAGCAGCACGGCGATCACCGATGACAAAGGCTGCTGCGAATTTCCCATCGAGCAGACAGGAAGCTGGCTGATTCGATCGGTGAAGATCGTGCCGGATGCTCCCGCCGAAGGCATGCAAGCGAACTATCATAGCTATTGGGCCAGCCTGACGTTTGCGTACTAA
- a CDS encoding DUF2071 domain-containing protein, with translation MPTIDQRLALRERPATRVVMRQTWRELLFLHWKFEPSEIQRLLPPGLTVDTFDDAAWVGIVPFFMCGVRPVWSPSVPGLSNFLELNVRTYVHDNNGTPGVWFFSLDASNAVAVWLAHTFFKLPYFHARMRARATPATVDYWSQRGELEPDHFVYQPVGPVRLTEPGSLDFFLVERYLLYAHDAGHLFSGRVHHPPYALRAVKVLEHSTHLLTSAGLEPPSRIYDHAIYSSGVDVNIFALQR, from the coding sequence GTGCCCACCATCGACCAGCGTCTCGCCCTCCGCGAGCGGCCTGCGACCCGCGTGGTGATGCGCCAGACGTGGCGCGAGCTGCTTTTTCTCCATTGGAAATTTGAGCCGTCGGAGATCCAGCGACTGCTACCGCCGGGGCTGACGGTGGATACTTTCGACGATGCAGCGTGGGTCGGAATCGTGCCGTTTTTCATGTGCGGAGTCCGGCCTGTCTGGTCGCCATCCGTCCCTGGTTTGTCCAATTTTCTGGAGCTGAATGTGAGAACCTATGTCCATGATAATAATGGAACTCCCGGCGTGTGGTTTTTCTCGCTGGATGCCAGCAATGCGGTGGCTGTCTGGCTCGCACACACTTTTTTCAAGCTGCCCTATTTCCACGCCAGAATGCGGGCGCGGGCGACTCCTGCCACGGTGGATTACTGGTCGCAGCGAGGCGAGTTGGAGCCGGATCATTTCGTCTATCAACCAGTCGGGCCGGTGCGTCTGACGGAACCCGGTTCGCTCGATTTCTTCCTGGTCGAACGCTATCTGCTCTATGCCCATGACGCCGGTCATCTATTTTCCGGGCGCGTGCATCATCCACCGTATGCGTTGCGCGCGGTAAAAGTCCTGGAGCACTCCACTCACCTTCTAACATCCGCCGGGCTGGAGCCGCCCAGCCGCATTTACGATCACGCCATCTATTCCAGCGGAGTCGATGTTAACATCTTTGCGCTGCAACGTTAG